One region of Ahniella affigens genomic DNA includes:
- a CDS encoding riboflavin synthase: MFTGLVQAMGTIITTETRGGDCRLLVDSRDLPGITTVQLGDSIAHAGVCLTVVGKDGTMLAYDVSIETLSRTTLQHWQAGQRVNLEGSLRMGDALGGHLVSGHVDGVGQLVDRQHDARAIRMRFQMPVALAPFIAEKGSIAVDGVSLTVNAVTRDTFDVAIIPHTAVVTTLGLCNVGDPVNLEIDLIARYVARMRAFQ, translated from the coding sequence ATGTTTACGGGATTAGTTCAAGCCATGGGCACGATCATCACGACCGAAACCCGCGGCGGCGACTGCCGCCTGTTGGTCGACAGCCGCGATCTGCCCGGTATCACTACAGTCCAATTGGGTGACAGCATCGCGCATGCCGGCGTTTGTCTGACTGTGGTCGGCAAGGACGGCACGATGCTCGCCTACGACGTGTCCATTGAGACATTGTCACGAACCACGCTGCAACACTGGCAGGCGGGTCAGCGCGTCAATCTGGAGGGCTCACTCAGAATGGGCGATGCATTAGGCGGCCACTTGGTCAGCGGTCATGTCGACGGCGTCGGGCAACTGGTGGACCGGCAGCACGATGCACGCGCGATTCGGATGCGCTTTCAGATGCCCGTCGCGTTGGCGCCATTCATTGCGGAAAAAGGTTCGATTGCGGTTGATGGCGTGAGCCTGACTGTCAACGCCGTGACCCGCGACACATTCGACGTCGCGATCATTCCGCATACTGCGGTCGTTACCACGCTTGGACTCTGCAACGTTGGCGACCCGGTAAACCTGGAAATCGACTTGATTGCCCGCTATGTCGCGCGCATGCGCGCATTTCAGTAG
- a CDS encoding FAD-binding oxidoreductase, with product MATVWYDANAITVGAGETVLEACLRQGVALQFSCRAGACHVCMMRAPGAQLPKASQAGLGDSLRAKGYFLPCKCRPEDDLKMFRPDPADIAFDAVLVERHVLSGDVLLLRFEPHCNLNVQPGQHIQVVHPSGTARPYSIASLPKHDYFLDLHVQYRPRGLVSAWLCTDVQPGDTVSMHAPSGELSLQGFAPDRPVLMVATGTGAAPLLALAHEALLASPRRRIQFVHGARRRDGLYLHDTLQALASAHDGFRYVPCLSAERVPDIAEGRVTAQFDRLDWAPGLVVAIAGRPDMVDSARDALRARGIPAAQIVVERFRRRWVEDGVPTANPELWAALAEGRLLQAALRVFYARVFADPLLSPYFRGVTQQRLIEKQYSFLKSLITGSRDYFGQRPRNAHHWMVISDDLFDYRLGLMRAALIEQGVQEPWLSHCHALEERFRADIVKAASVPRQIDGVALTVDGLAVTTLDSGTLCDHCEAIIEPGTEVRYHQRLGTVYCTNCSAASDAAIAAT from the coding sequence ATGGCCACAGTTTGGTACGACGCAAATGCCATCACCGTTGGTGCCGGCGAAACTGTTCTCGAGGCCTGCCTTCGGCAAGGCGTCGCGCTGCAATTCTCGTGTCGGGCTGGCGCCTGTCACGTTTGCATGATGCGGGCGCCGGGCGCTCAATTGCCCAAGGCATCGCAAGCCGGACTGGGCGATTCACTCCGCGCCAAAGGCTATTTCCTGCCTTGCAAGTGCCGGCCAGAGGACGATCTCAAGATGTTTCGTCCAGATCCGGCCGACATCGCGTTCGATGCGGTGCTGGTTGAGCGCCATGTGCTGAGTGGCGACGTGCTGCTGCTGCGCTTTGAGCCGCATTGCAATCTGAACGTTCAGCCGGGTCAGCATATCCAGGTGGTGCATCCCAGTGGCACGGCCAGGCCCTACTCAATCGCGAGTTTGCCGAAACATGACTACTTCCTCGATCTTCACGTTCAGTACCGCCCTCGCGGGTTGGTGAGCGCTTGGTTGTGCACCGACGTGCAGCCAGGCGACACCGTCTCGATGCACGCGCCATCGGGCGAATTGAGTCTGCAAGGGTTTGCACCCGATCGGCCGGTACTGATGGTGGCAACGGGAACCGGCGCCGCGCCGTTGTTGGCGCTCGCGCATGAGGCGCTGCTGGCGTCGCCGCGTCGACGCATTCAGTTTGTCCATGGCGCACGCCGACGGGATGGCTTGTATCTGCACGACACGTTGCAGGCGCTGGCGTCGGCCCATGATGGGTTCCGGTATGTGCCGTGCCTGAGCGCTGAGCGGGTCCCCGATATCGCAGAAGGTCGCGTCACCGCGCAGTTCGACCGACTCGATTGGGCGCCGGGTCTCGTCGTTGCAATAGCCGGTCGGCCCGACATGGTTGATTCGGCGCGTGACGCGCTCCGCGCGCGCGGGATCCCGGCGGCGCAAATTGTGGTAGAGCGGTTTCGGAGACGCTGGGTTGAGGACGGTGTGCCCACCGCAAATCCGGAACTTTGGGCAGCGCTCGCGGAAGGGCGGCTCTTGCAAGCCGCGCTCCGAGTTTTTTACGCGCGAGTATTCGCCGATCCGCTGCTGTCGCCATACTTTCGAGGCGTCACCCAGCAGCGGCTCATCGAGAAGCAATATTCATTTCTCAAGAGTCTGATCACGGGCAGTCGCGACTACTTTGGGCAGCGGCCGCGCAATGCCCATCATTGGATGGTGATCTCCGACGACTTGTTCGATTATCGACTGGGCTTGATGCGCGCGGCGCTGATCGAGCAAGGCGTGCAAGAGCCCTGGCTCAGCCACTGCCACGCGCTGGAAGAACGGTTCCGAGCCGATATCGTGAAGGCAGCGTCCGTCCCAAGGCAGATCGATGGCGTCGCGCTTACCGTGGACGGTTTGGCGGTGACGACGCTGGACAGCGGGACGCTTTGCGATCATTGCGAGGCGATCATCGAGCCCGGGACCGAGGTGCGATATCACCAACGACTGGGCACTGTGTATTGCACCAACTGTTCCGCCGCGTCGGATGCCGCAATCGCGGCGACGTGA
- a CDS encoding endonuclease/exonuclease/phosphatase family protein yields MKRLHLGGLRQTSINRLQHVLFGGMLVLLGLGSAFAQQLERAPDTAFRYLSWNVSRENFIERQSDMLAILRAAKADVIMLDELPKDVTHESLVTFATKIDGDTWQVVLGQGGGIYQRAAVISRQPSRRLDAFDQLGYADSHRQEWLADAGLERRSLEFNLSLGIPVAAAELEFTPFTLIVVGMDLQCCGNSPGAWQERRRRAETMTIRDTLDQTWTHQTAVIVSGDFNNVQGMMPVETIAGAHLADPSRHLRRAEAVRPDGQTDWTWDGRNTEFPSRPLDHVLYSDALSVLNALVLDTETLPDATLKANDLTSDLSNHCSDHRPVVVDFGWAVQVPPSRMEPPATP; encoded by the coding sequence TTGAAACGATTGCATTTGGGCGGACTGCGACAAACCAGTATCAACCGGCTGCAGCACGTGCTGTTTGGCGGGATGCTGGTGCTGCTGGGGCTGGGCTCAGCCTTTGCCCAGCAGTTGGAACGCGCCCCCGACACGGCATTTCGCTATCTCAGTTGGAACGTGTCGCGCGAGAATTTTATTGAGCGCCAGTCCGACATGTTGGCGATCTTGCGCGCCGCCAAGGCCGACGTGATCATGCTCGACGAATTACCCAAAGACGTGACGCATGAGTCACTCGTCACATTCGCCACCAAGATCGACGGCGACACGTGGCAGGTTGTGCTGGGTCAGGGTGGTGGCATCTACCAACGCGCTGCGGTGATCTCCCGCCAGCCGAGTCGACGCCTCGACGCCTTTGATCAACTGGGTTATGCCGATTCGCATCGGCAGGAATGGTTGGCCGACGCCGGCTTGGAACGCCGCAGTCTGGAATTCAACCTGAGCCTCGGTATTCCCGTAGCCGCAGCAGAGCTTGAGTTCACGCCGTTCACATTGATCGTAGTGGGCATGGACCTGCAATGTTGCGGCAACAGTCCCGGCGCCTGGCAAGAACGCCGGCGACGTGCTGAGACCATGACGATCCGAGACACGCTGGACCAGACCTGGACGCACCAAACCGCCGTGATCGTATCGGGCGACTTCAACAACGTTCAGGGCATGATGCCGGTCGAAACGATTGCCGGAGCGCATCTTGCTGATCCGAGCCGACATTTGCGGCGCGCCGAAGCCGTGCGCCCGGATGGCCAGACCGATTGGACCTGGGACGGCCGTAACACCGAGTTCCCGTCGCGCCCACTCGATCATGTGCTGTACAGCGATGCATTGAGCGTGCTTAACGCCCTGGTGCTGGATACCGAGACATTGCCGGACGCCACACTGAAAGCGAATGACTTGACGAGCGACTTGTCGAACCACTGCTCGGATCATCGCCCCGTCGTGGTTGATTTTGGCTGGGCAGTGCAGGTGCCACCGAGCCGCATGGAGCCACCTGCGACGCCGTAG